The Branchiostoma lanceolatum isolate klBraLanc5 chromosome 17, klBraLanc5.hap2, whole genome shotgun sequence genome contains the following window.
GGCGTGGAGATAGCGAATAAGGGCAAAGCGCCCCCTTACCCTCTTTAGTTTATAttattttgcatatcaatatCAACTACACAGTCTGGAAATTTTCTACCTTTGCACACTTAGTTTTTATTTTTGAGACACTATGATGAATAAATGCTGGATTTGGTGATAACGATTCATTCCGTACCCTTTTTTCTCTCTTCATTGCTTAAATGTGACTTATACACAGTTGTACAGAGAAcaattatacaaaatatgtcCTGCATTCATTGACAAGTGATTTTACCTAGTGTGGGCAAGTGTTCTTCTATcacatttattgttttgtttaaacTGATGCTAGTAACAGTTACTTTTAGTACCTGACTAATATGCCTGGTGCACATAGCTGCGAGACTACTGCATAATCAATACTCAATACTATTACAGATATAAATTAAAGAAATTTATATaaaatttccatattttgcTTCTTCATTAAATCATGCTTAGTTGGCTAATCCATTcatgttttggtgttttttgtttgtttagctaATTATCCTTTAGGAATATTCTTGTGTATCACATataacatattacatgtattatgagGTACCCTGGTTACCATTGTGAGCTCCTCACCAtcttagcctggtcccagtctctaggggtcggcttaggggcttttaccgggcccagtttgctttattgaaccgtttctgatagccttcctACCGCTACCACTACTTCCgcttgccaccctactttccAAGCCGCCCGTGGCGACGTCATCTAATCCAAGGACGTcatctaatccaaggccgtaaacacacctcgagcggactaagctgtctgagCGGGCGGGGGTTACTCCCAGTGCCGTtgagatatcgaggagcccccaatggtatggattccaggctacaccaTCTCTACGGTGCTTGAGTATTGTTCGCCTGCCCAGTTCATTAGCGCAATTTCACGAGGTTGGTTTCAATCAATTCTCTATGGACCGGCAATAATTTTATCGACTGTAAATTTATTCACTTTTCCGGGGATTTAATTATGTGGAAGAAGGCGAGATGAAGGTTTCAGGGTAGAaacaaattgtttgtttgtttgtttgtttgtgcctttatttacactCAAAACTGCTCTTTTCGGTCATCGTGGCCGCTTGTACACTGATTTTCAATACTAACagtgaaaaaatattttgacacgGCGAACAATTCAAGATTTTTAGTACCCCAGTAGAATCCTGTTAATTGCATGACCAATTTGTCAGTGGATTTTATGCAATTACAAGGTTTAGCCCATTAACTCAAGGAGACCAGAAGGGCGGCTTTGGTCACAAGAAGACAACTTCCTTAACCCTCGAACATTGGATTCTGTTTTGCGACTAAATTGACCGAACGGGGTCAAAATTGTGAAGAGGATATATAAAATCATCACATATTTAGTGACAACCATACAGTCTAGTTAGTTATAAGCATTGGTCGGCTGCAAAGAAGGTGACTGTAGTATTTTTCCCGTTCTTTTTGTTGCCAGTATAGTTAATATAACCTTGCTATTATATGCAGGCCTTTCTTTGGCATGGTGGAAGGTCTGGTTAGCCATTTAACCATTTAGGTTTGAGGTGTCAATGTTCATGTTTTGCTGTAAGGTAGCTCATAGAAGTTGTATCATATTCTAATAGAGCgttagaaaatattttgatcTGCTTAAGCTTGCCTTCAATCATTACTTCAACTATTATGATAAAACTCCTGTCATTTACGTTGAGTTATTGTACTTTTATGTAGTAACATATAGCATATTATGTATCCCAATAATACATTGTTTGCCTTGAACCGGACAAAAATACATTAATAGGACGATAGTGCTTGAAGTTGAACGTATTCTAATGTCATTTTTGTGCGTACCTTAACAACTTAATCTGCAACTTGTTGATGTCATTTGTTTAAATACTATAACCAAACCACAAGATATCCTAAACCCTGTCACATGTACACTTCAAACATTTGAACAGGTTGAATGCTCAATACCAAATCATAAACCATAGTTGTACTTGTAACATGATATTGGTGATGTAGGATGTTCATTTGTTCAGTTTTGCTTTAAAGTCAATTTAGTGGACAAACTGGTAATAAATGGTGTAATCTAATTTTGCCTTGGTGAATAAAATCTAATAACTTCTATAACATTTGTCTGGCTGTTTGAACGATACTAAGTGCCCTTAGTCCTTCTTCACAGTAAACATTGTATGAACCAtatataactacagttctaGTTGTTGAGTTGTCTGAATCCTTGAGCATCAATTGCGACTGTCCCATTCctccttctctttcttctcCCTCCAAACCTCGTCCAGGTAAGGCTGCAGGTATCGGATGTCCTCCTCAAACTTTGTCCACTGTTACTTTTGGAAGGCCTTAAACCGTTAAAATGTGCTGTAGAATTTAGTTCTAAATTTGAATACCGTCGCTTTTATATTTCATTCGGACAATTCTTGCATTCGCCAGAGGTCTAGTCCAATAAGTTGACTTGGCTAAGCGAAcatgcaccaatttttttccatccactGTTCTATTTCTTAAAAATGACTTTAAGGTAGTTACGTACTTCCCTTTGCAGTGTTCATGTACCTTATAGGTCAGAAAACAGAGACGGTCAGTACTTAAAAACAGTACTACGGATACTAGTTTTGTATATGAAAATGATACATCACttgtaacgggggttgccctaacttatgacgcgccctGACATATTACGgatttttagtgatcttattatgcataagtacgccgtgtttgtgtccactgactatgctcataaggaagttcatgcacataatttttatttgcattaaaaacatatgtgtacatattcatttcttgtttcgtcgagaatagtattttgacaataatgacggcaacgctgagtagagggtcactgcgtagctagacggcccggcacctaaatatacgacctgtgccaagcagatacacaactatcatacacataagaaaaataacttcataaaacacacaaaaattgggtctttaagtgtttgttgagaagaaaaccgaccaaagaaaacaacgtaaacatcgctgccgtgtGGCgatgttgttttcccgccattttttggggctgcgatggtggcggacggcgattcaacgcacagctttgtaacgctctaacatgtgattggtaccatctatgaaaaggaaactgaatacagagatggcgaagatgtttcccaataagtagacggagtattgttgatgtaagcggtgtcgtttcttcgtaatgattttgtaagtcgggtcgcatgcaagacgtacgtcgggccacgCGCACagcgcgtagtagcctatttcccgtgaaaacatgagctgggaagCGCTGGATATAGCCCttgtgcacacagtcaaaattttccggtcaaaagaaagctagaatatagcagacttcaagccttatttacattacCCTAAcatcatcaccaacttccaaagagagcaaaattaccaaagcgttctaagttaggcacactatctggcgtagaactaaatcagaaggtacagtcgtgaaaatgtctcacagcgtcttccgcttGTAACACgaagcgtgaagggcccatgacagtataaatacatttcttgtccaggcatgttctttagatgaatgtgttcaaatttcattcattaaaacatgaccattctctggcaaccagcaatggagcgccgtgagttcgagcgcgtaaaaaacgtCATAAGtgagggcaacccccgttacatTAGAAATCTTCTATGTGACAACTTTTTGACGTTGACTTATTTCTCACGGATTCCTAAGGTCACTGCACCAGTTTATCGAGTAAGCTTTATTCAAATTCAACTTGCGTGACCATCGCAAGCATACCTTGCATTCTGACGCGCCAGAACTGTTTTGCAACACCAAAGCTGAGTTGTAAGGCACATATTTTCACTCAAGCAGCTACATCACATGACCAATGCTTTAGACTGTCACTCATGCATACATGCATACGAGACGACGAGGAAGTAACCTGGAATCTCTGCGCGGTGTAAAATGTATTCTTCACCGGACGTCCTCAGAAGATATATTGCAATCTAAAGTGCATGCCATGTTAAGCAACATGACGTTTATTGTCTGTCTAGTGTTCCTCACTACAGCGGGCTTCACATCAGGCCAGTCCACCCAAGAGGTATGTCAAAGTTGTGCTGATACGCAGCAGCACAGGAGCAACTGCTGCTGTTAATAGTGGCGCAGCGTTTACGTTATTGACGGCATTTCAAAAGACTAAAATGTCGACAAAGCATTCGACGTAATATTTATCATGTTGAAGCTGATAGTATTATGATAAAGTGAATGTTTTCAGAAATTGAGGAAGTGAATGTTGAAGGCTTGAAGCTACGGTCAGGGtcgttgtttatgtttgtttatagTTTCAAACGAGTGAGGTGATTGCACAACTTGCAAACCCTTGACACAAAGGTCTGTCTGATGTTCTAAACTATAAGCACTCGACCAACCAAGGTGTCGACAAACACGATCTACCACAAAATCTTCTTGATAGTATCTACCACAACGTTGATAGTATGACGAAAACGACTACGTTCCCATTTTTTCAACAGGTGCGAGCACACAGTGGCTACACGCGGGAGGGGCAGTGTTCCTACACATTTGTGCTTCCCCCGTCCAGCGTGCAGCAGTGTGGTTCGGGGCAGGGAGAGGCCGATCTACAACAGATTCGAGAGCAGGCAAGAGTTTTTTTAGAATTATTATGAAAGTAATCTCAGGAATAGAGTGATAGGTTCACAAAAACACTCTTGTTTGTAATGACACAAATGATATAAATGATAGAGCAGCTCGGATAAAGAGCTAAGGTTCCATTTGCTGTCTTTTAGACCTATCTAATAGTGTTGTACCTTCACGACCGTTATTCCGATAATTCCCCagtgttttttaaaatctttattaAGATTTTCCAACAACACTGAAAATTACAGATACATTGCACATACGCACACAAACGCAACTCAAAAATGATGAGAACAATTTGCAACTTTTCTCAGTACATGAACACTAATGTAACAATTTATGACATAGTGTTCCCCATTCAATAAAATGTTTCTGAATATTTCCATAGTTTAATTCCCCAGTGTTTGCCTTAATCATTCCTTAGTACAAAGGAAGCGGAATGCCTATTACCTAGCATTATTATGTTACGTTTTGTGAAAACAAGCACAAAATTATTTAAGTACTGGTCATAAATCATCTATAACTAACTGTATTATTGATAACGCCAATGTCTTGCCACATGTAGATGAGTGACATGCAAATCAAGTTTGATGAGCTGACTTCAGATCTGAGGCAACAGAATGATGTCCTTGAGCAGAGGCTGTCAGCCCTTGAAGGCCGCAACGAGAACACAACTCAGACTGACTCAGGAGGTAAGCTTTCTTTGTCAATCACTACCGTAACGATTCTACTAGAAATATCGTTATGCAGGTGCACcactgttgaaaaaaaaaacacattttcaaagaCATCTCTTCGTAATTATAACATCTTGGAAACCCTTTCGGACGGGAGAGTATTATGCGAAAgttgaatgttttgaaacactagaggcgagtagaaacagaccCCTGGCTCCCGAAGATCGTACCCGGGCCTGAGAGTCCACAGGCCGCACTCCTCAATcattaggctaaaaggtctagatcAGTTTAGATTGGTCAGTTGGAGGAgtttgaaccccactgttaccgTTTTATCACAGTGTTTTCTTTGAACGAATCAGGCTAATCAGAACCAGTATGTTTACTGATATTGCAATAAACCAAAAAGAGCAAAAATCTGGAGTTTTAGTTGATTTTTCATTTACAGGTTATCCGCCATCCAGCTGCACTGAAGCAGTAGAACGAAGTGGATTCAAAAATCGTGCATTCTATCTCACCACCTATTGTTTTACTGATATTGCAATgaaaaaggcacaaacaaacaaacaaacaaacacaaagaaatgCAATAATCTAAAGTTTTAATTTCCTTCGACAGGTTATCTACCGTCCAACTGCACTGAAGTAGTTGAAAGAAGTGGATTCAACAACCAGGCATTCTACGTAGCTACGTGATCGACCCTGACGGACCAGACCGTGGGGTCCTGCCGATGGTTGTTCAGTGTGATGTTGAGGAAGGAAAAGGTTAGGAAAGGTCTAAAACTGTTATACGGTGTAGCAGACAATGCCAGCTATTAGGTGACAATGATTACGTGTATAAGCAAGGAGCCCTTTAAATCTTGTGAGCATAGTGTTGACTAGAAGAATGTGAAAATGGCATTGTACAACTTTCTGGCAAGCATTGAAAAATAAGAAAGGCATTGAATTAAGTGTATGACTTTTTAGAGCTAGGATGAGACTAATGATACTAGATCAACTAGTTCAACAGTAAATAACATGGTCTTGGTAGTCTTCATGTAAGTGTACAAGCATGAGTGTTTCCAAAATCGTGAAATGGCGGAACAAACTGTCTCAAATATGTTTTAGCTAAATGGATACTGTTTTGCCAATCGAAAgatctgcacacacacacacacacacacacacacacacacacacacacacacacacacacacacatgtacacacacacatgtacacacacacgcacacatgcacacatgcagacacacacatgtacacacacacatgcaggcacacacatgcacacacgcatgcacgaatgcacacatgcacacacacatgcacacacacacacacacacacatgcatacttacatacacacgcatacacacacacacacacacacacacacacacacacacacacagacatgaacacacacgcacactcagaAGAAAGGGCTTTGTTTAGGCAAACATTCTCATGCATAATTACAATTTCAGCAATTACCCTGATTGGCCACAACAGCGAGGCACGGACACATGTAGTCGGGATTGAGAATCCAGGTGCCTACTCCAGGGATGTGACATACTGGAATAGCATGGAACAAGTGAGAGCTGTGGTGGACCAGTCAACTCTGTGCAAACAGCAAATCAAAGTAAATGTTGTTTACATATCCAGTCTCATTGTTTACATTTCAGTTGGATGATATTTGTGGTATGAAGTTTATTTCGATTActataattacatgtagctagaAATAACGCAAATATGTATATCCAGTATGAATGCCATGGTTCAGTGATTTGGAGCTCTACCACACCCTACGCCTGGTGGGTGACTTGGGATGGTCGCCAGGCTGACTACTGGGGAGGTGCCAGTCCTGGAAGTGGGAAATGTGCATGTGGACAATCAGGTGATTATAAAGCATCAACCCCCTGCATGCAGGCTATACGGGGTAGTAGTAGTAAAGTAGCATAAGCAGATGTGCCACATGTCCACCTTTGATTCATAGACAGCGATTTCTTATGGGTGGGTGGGTGACACAGGGTGGTTGCAGTTTTCTGTTTCCTTATCTGCTATTATTCTTTGACCCAGACAAATCAACCAAAGCCTCGTTATTGTTTGCTCTTCCTCTGCACAACAGGCACATGCTCTGGCAGATGCGACTGTGACGCCAATGATTACACATGGCGTGAGGATTCTGGGTTCCTGTCTCACAAAGATGACCTGCCAGTCACCCAGCTTAGGTTTGGGGATACTGGTGATGGTCTTGAACAGGGTTATCACACCCTGGGGAAACTCATCTGCTACCCCTGAGTCTATCTGTGAATAATATTGTCTGCCTGTTAAAGAATCCGGACAATTACCTTGTAACAGTGCAGTGAAGAAGTAACATGAATCAATTCATTACATATTTTGCATTACATTCCATTTAACTAACAAGATAGCCAAGCTGTTACAATTGTTTACCTGCTTAGACATAGTAACAATTAGTAGAAGTAACATCAATTAATGCATTGCATATTTTGCATTACATTCTACATTTAACTAACATATCATCTGAACTACTATTTGCTTAATTATCTTAAGATACCCCAGCTATTATAATTGAATGATATTAAATCTGAGATGTCAATGTTTATGTTTTTATACAAGGTAGGTCATAGAAGTTTGATCAAATTCTAACCGAGTGGTTGACAAGTTGGAAAATATTTTGGTTTGCTTGTCATAAAGATCCTGTCACTTGTGCGATTTGaggttttttttaacgatctcgctcgatgcaaggccgtaagaggccacttctcggcattgaactaattgatctaatgtggcataggtgagagacagcggtgtgtgtttgttttgaaggtttgtaggttgtattcggggggaaagcagtggcctgggagggaattccagagttttgcagttcgtggaaaaaagctgtatTATTGTACTGTTAAGTAGACAAGTAACACATATATCACATAAAACCCGatgatacatatatacatgtgagCCCAGAACCCTGCTCATTAGACACAAATACGATAATAGGATAATGATGCTTGGAGTTGAACATATTTTAATGTCACTGGACACAAACACATGGAAAGAATAAACACAAATTAccacaaacaaggaggtttcaatgCAGTCATGTGTCTTAATCAAACCAAAATCATTTAAGTCTGGTTCTGTGTTTATTGTACCTCTTAACACGACTAGATACAGGTGTCTCAACTCTTTTGACTCAAGCTCTGCTTTCCGTGATATATCCTGATAATTAGCAACCCTGAAACTGGACACAAACACACGGAAAGAATAAACACAAATTACcaaaaacaaggaggtttcaatgCAGTCATGTGTCTTAATCGAAGCAAAATCATCaagtctgtttctttgtttttgtatctCTGAACACGACTAGATACAGGTGACTCAATTCTTTTGATTCATGCTCTGTTTTTTGTAATATATCCTGATAAGCAACCATGGAACTGGACACAAACACACGGAAAGAATAAACACAAATTACcaaaaacaaggaggtttcaatgAATTCCTGTGTCTTAATCGAAGCAAAATCATTTTAGTCTGGCTCTGTGTTTATTGTATCTCTGAACACGACTAGATACAGGTGATTCAACTCTTTTGAGTCGTGCTCTGTTTTCTGTAATGTATCCTGATAAGCAGCCATGGAACTGGACACAACCACACGGAAAGAGTAAACACAAATTAccacaaacaaggaggtttcaatgCAGTCATATGTCTCAATCGAACCAAAATCATTTAAGTCTAGCTCTGTGATTATTGTATTTCTGCAAATACGCCTGAACACAGGTGTTTCAACTCTTTACTTTAGATTGAACAAATTCAAAGCCTTGCTGTAACGAATATAATCAGTAGATTCAAGCTTGATACACATCATGCACAGGCCATCCAGGAAAGCCGAGCATAGTACAGCTTTGCATCTTCCCATGCACCAAAACGCACCGTCAGACCCGTTGTCGATTTTTCAGTAACGTCGGTTTGGACACGAAGGGTAACGGTATGAGCGTGGTCCAGCACCGTCAAGCCGATCGTCACCACGGGGGTCGTCCGGAAGGCCCTGCTGAAGTTTGCGGTCTGGTAGTTGTAGCGGTAGCCGGAGCCGGTGGCGAGGACGTTGTAGGGATTGGTGGCCAACACACCGGTTTCACCTGAGGAAGTTACAAGTGCATGTCCAAAGATGTTTTTTGTGCAACAATGCATTTAAACAAATTATGTCATCCACCGTCGtcccttctttcttttcaaCTACGCCATTTTCTGACGCAGCCGGTTCGATGAAGTTCAATCAACTAATTAGCTGATGCAGATAACTTTCCTTAAAGGTCTTCAAAATTGTATTTGCCATCTATCAATATAAAGATCGGAATCATATTGCAAGCATTACTTACAACGCTCGATGTAGTCTCGCTGTTCCAATGCCTGGATCCTTTGGTCTTTGGCTACCATCTCATCTTGAAGCTGTCGCATCTCAGCCTGCAACTCTTGTGCCTTGGTTGCAGATTCATTTCGGAGAAGTTGTATTTCGACTTGAAACCTTTGTTCTTGAGTCGCCATCTCTATTTGTAGCTGATGGATTTCATCCTGCTGATGCAGGAGTTGTCGCATCACAACATGCAGGGAGAGGGGGGCTGAGAAAGTACGGTGATGTTTCCACAGTTACTGAACGATGCtgaataataaatcatttgattgattgattgatctgaAGAACTGGcagtatggcatcatttccttGTCGAAATTACATACATTACGTAAAAAAGAACGTTTTTGGGATCCATACGTCACGTATGGCATCACCTACGTTTGCTATACGTCACGCACTAAACGTGACGTTCATATGGTCCTGGCATTTTTGTGTCTAAATATCGTACTATCGAAAtcgtcacgttttggggttataCGTTACGTACATACaagggttatgttaacgtaggTATGTGCCACGTCATCGTAACATATGTGCCGGCTACACGTTATCATAACAAactacgttaacataacgtggCTTTGAAGGCTTGCAGGCTGTATACGAGAGGGAAACAGTAGTCATCGAGATAGTTCTATGTAAATATAGTGTCCCTTTTTGAAATTTGAGAGTCTGTATCAGTTGTAACGTATTTATGACCGTACCGTTTGTTCCACAAGGACAGTCTCGGCCTGGCGTCCCATCACGACCGTCTCTCCCGGGGATACCAGGCGGGCCCTGAGACGAACAACTGTGAGCTGGTACCTGAGTAACAATGTGATATGTTGTAATTAGTGCTTCTGTCATCCCGCTGTCAAAATGTCTCCATTTCCTTATAACGTCACCAAAAAGTATAATCTTTGGGTTCAATAACGGTTACCACTAGACGCTCGAGACTTGCTAATAGACTTTTTATAGACATATAATCTTTTGGTTTCAGTTAACCTGTTTGAACTAAAGTGACAACTACTTCCTTGTCCTTTTCATTAAAAGATGTACAATTCACTATCTATACTATTTGAACAGGATACGGTAGTTCATCGTGTCCGATGATGACGTAAATGGTGAAAGACCTTTTTCCGTAACCCTAGCAACCAACAAAGAAATGGCATACACAAAAAGGTGAATAAAAATTGATCATGACTTCGTGCACAGTGCTGCAGTGCTTCGTATACCTTCGACTTCGTGCCGATTATAGTATATCATAAGAGAATTAAAGGACATTTTCTGCATCCGGGTGGTTCCGATATTTCGAACGCCTCAAACGTTTTAAATCGACCATGAACCATGAAAAGGAATATGTCGGAAGAGGTGCCCACGCAAGGGTTCAACTGAACCTCAAAATAAACCTCAGATTAGACCCAGGAACACCGTAACGCTGTTTAAGTTAACGTACAACAGCTGGTGTGTACTTCTGCTTCAGTATGTAGAACTTTACCTACGTACATACCCCTTGGACGGACTGTCCTGGAGTGTAGCCCGCGATGGTAAGGAACATCAGACAGGCCacaacaaatttcatgttggACGTCTGGTAACTTCGAAATACTGTGATTTACAGCTCGCGCGTAAAGCTTAGGGTTTAACTTACTTCCTCCTAGCCCTCCCACTTGTGAGCTGTGATCACGTGATGTCGCTGTTGGAGTGTATTTGTATGAACACTGTCAGAGTGTAAATATGTGTTTTACAAACTCAACAGTTCTCGCACGTCAGAATACAAGGTGTGTTTGCATCTGTGCTCACGCAAGTTGCATTCGAACAAAAATTACTTGATAAGCTCGTATGGTGCCCGAGGGAATCTGAATTTTAAGAAATACAGCTGTTGGTAAAACTAGTCCAGTGGGAAGTTTAGGTTACTGTACATGTTAGAGGAGGTGCCACATATGAGACTTCTAGACTGAGTATGAATATGAGTGATGCATTCGTCAGTAGTAGTAAGGTTCACACGAGTGACGTCACAACTATTTCTGGTTCTACTTATAACAACAAAGCAGGTACATACACATGAAAGCGGAAAATATGCAGCTACCTTTAACGTAATCACGATAGATAAGCTGAAGAACGTTAGATgtaatgattgatttatttatttttacatttGATACATTTTCAGATCAGATTTTCACATAGATACATCGGTATGTCCATGGTTCCAATTACTTTTACTGTGATAAAGGACTAAGGACGCTTAGTcttgttcaaaatgtcaaacaaaaaaACGAAATTGAGATTCTATTCACCAAATCAATCTAAATCACACTCAAGTCGTACAAGTGACCGGAGAATATATGCCAAGTAAAGCAAAACATTTTCATGCATTAGAATATGATACAACTTTGAAACACCttacaaaacataaacattgACACCTCAAACCTAACATCATTTACTGATTATATAATGCCTGACCAGTCATTGCATGTGCAAAGAGCTTCTTGTCATGATAACTTGGGTATCTTACGTAAATTTTAATTTGCTAGATAAGCATAGAATCAGTGCTACGACATACAGTAATGCATTATAGTTTAAACATATATTCACAGATAGACTCAAGGGTAGCAGATGAGTTTCCCCAGGGTGTGATGACCTTGTTCACTACCTTCATTAGTATCCCCAAACCTGAGCTGGGAGACTGGCGGGTCATCTTTGTGTATCAGGAACCCAGAATCCTCACGCCATGTGTAATCATTAACGTCACAGTTGCATCTTCCTGAGCATACGCCTGTTGGACGAAAGAATAAGATCATAGCAAGCTTTTGTTTGTGTAGGTGTCAAGTGAGGTAAAAAGAACGGTAAAACGAAAATATTTTGTCCTACAGAATAATAAATCGTGTGACCTGTCAATTGATTAATCTGCATTAAATTgtgttaacaaagaaattaaatacGTCCTTAGAAACATAGCATCTAAGTACAGATTCGCCCATGTATGATTCAGAACCATTATACAGGTTGAAATAAGTTCCCTTGTGCTGTCTTCGCTTCCAAGCAATAAGTTGCATGTT
Protein-coding sequences here:
- the LOC136423256 gene encoding uncharacterized protein, producing MLSNMTFIVCLVFLTTAGFTSGQSTQEVRAHSGYTREGQCSYTFVLPPSSVQQCGSGQGEADLQQIREQMSDMQIKFDELTSDLRQQNDVLEQRLSALEGRNENTTQTDSGGYLPSNCTEVVERSGFNNQAFYVAT
- the LOC136423224 gene encoding neurexin-4-like; the encoded protein is MVVQCDVEEGKAITLIGHNSEARTHVVGIENPGAYSRDVTYWNSMEQVRAVVDQSTLCKQQIKYECHGSVIWSSTTPYAWWVTWDGRQADYWGGASPGSGKCACGQSGTCSGRCDCDANDYTWREDSGFLSHKDDLPVTQLRFGDTGDGLEQGYHTLGKLICYP
- the LOC136423225 gene encoding uncharacterized protein translates to MKFVVACLMFLTIAGYTPGQSVQGVPAHSCSSQGPPGIPGRDGRDGTPGRDCPCGTNDAEIGELQSNYQELRQQNDVLEQRLSALENKTETTPIPCTGGKPYNM